The window GGCTTGGTTAATAACTTTTTCCACGACATGATCGCCCAAGAACCTGCTTATCCAGTTCCGTCTGCGGCGCGCTCCCATGATGATGATGTCGCACCTTTCTTCTTCGGCAACTTCTACGATTTTCCTATGAATATCAC of the Nitrospirota bacterium genome contains:
- a CDS encoding universal stress protein; its protein translation is VKNIEDVLNSNCKREIAEMNSIADTEGALIKTRLEEGDIHRKIVEVAEEERCDIIIMGARRRRNWISRFLGDHVVEKVINQAPCPVFVVNS